One stretch of Daphnia pulicaria isolate SC F1-1A chromosome 8, SC_F0-13Bv2, whole genome shotgun sequence DNA includes these proteins:
- the LOC124311453 gene encoding NADH dehydrogenase [ubiquinone] 1 beta subcomplex subunit 8, mitochondrial-like: MAALLKKSLLHPVLRNNGVARLQFVRLAGYWNKDWKPGPYPKTDAERIAAAKKYGMLPQDYEPYPDDGLGYGDYPKLPLISNDMKDPLYNWDMPDLKRNYGEPIHTQYDAYVEERLSNARIQYTPMYMLSRFLGIMGAFLAVHLLFEYNDWYLKHPWTPPQYVKEGKTHYTFEPLD; encoded by the exons ATGGCTGCGCTTTTAAAGAAATCTTTGCTTCATCCTGTTCTTCGTAATAATGGAGTCGCAAGATTACAGTTTGTCAGATTAGCTGGGT ATTGGAACAAAGATTGGAAGCCTGGTCCATATCCCAAGACAGATGCTGAAAGAATTGCCGCAGCAAAGAAGTATGGTATGCTTCCTCAAGACTATGAACCATATCCTGATGATGGACTTGGATATGGTGATTACCCAAAGCTCCCATTGATTTCCAATGATATGAAAGATCCATTGTACAACTGGGATATGCCTGATCTGAAAAGAAATTATGGCGAGCCT ATCCATACCCAGTATGATGCCTATGTTGAGGAGAGGCTAAGCAATGCAAGAATACAGTATACTCCAATGTATATGTTGTCCCGTTTTCTAGGAATAATGGGTGCATTTCTTGCAGTTCATCTATTGTTTGAATACAATGATTGGTATCTGAAACATCCATGG ACTCCACCACAATATgttaaagaaggaaaaacccACTACACTTTTGAGCCATTGGATTAA
- the LOC124311053 gene encoding zinc finger protein 2-like encodes MDEQNREEEITVSNNDGENTTIFIQVRRSQRKSKKKSDPNFIGDDKTEAVKSDDEPVIFEVREISGDIKRESEEEAEENSVVAAEGIPEGSSNGDDDVDWEAFNKEYPELSETTRQGKYGCKDCSKSFHHKNDLVRHMNIHNGTKPYTCDTCGKTFLRSDYLRLHVIKHQGVKPLKCDLCERRFYDRSNLRQHMRTHTGEKPAMCPYCPHRCSQLSDMRKHLTIHTKEKAFQCDTCGKTFSLKTGLVAHQRLHTGERPFACEYCPKRFRDHTSMRRHRRIHTGDKPFLCTQCGKTFTQVANMKRHMLTHTSESKGRLYPCPFCGVELASKSDVRSHVAKEHEQKKESQQPKATGSSVAEDNPDGEANNEFITVYADEDKSIKTTVEGEETHVCNLCGKTFPMDASLQEHVRTHLNASSKDFQCETCGKTFCQASSLKAHQLVHSGIKPHTCNVCQASFRKTHHLRRHYLVHTGERPYQCDFCDRTFTSSGNLNKHRAIHLGEKNFECEFCSKKFTQSSNLSKHRAIHLRQQAVVGENGQSGDQIISAAPAVARKGRGGKKRNSEPEKEAILTSTVDELQQEDEGHAAVLHIVGTGDETQGDHETEVSYVTLSDGDIIIEI; translated from the exons ATGGATGAGCAGAATAGAGAAGAGGAGATAACTGTATCTAATAACGATGGTGAAAATACTACCATTTTCATTCAAGTTCGACGATCACAGAGGAAAA GCAAGAAAAAAAGCGATCCCAATTTCATTGGAGATGATAAAACAGAAGCTGTAAAAAGTGACGATGAGCCTGTAATTTTTGAGGTGAGAGAAATTTCTGGGGACATTAAAAGGGAAAGTGaggaagaagcagaagaaaatTCTGTTGTTGCAGCAGAAGGTATACCTGAAGGGAGCTCGAATGGAGATGATGATGTTGACTGGGAAGCATTCAACAAG GAATATCCTGAACTCAGTGAAACAACACGTCAAGGAAAATATGGATGTAAAGACTGCTCAAAGTCTTTTCATCACAAGAATGATTTGGTACGACATATGAATATCCACAATGGGACCAAGCCCTACACCTGTGATACATgtgggaaaacatttttgcgcAGTGATTATTTGCGACTTCACGTCATCAAACATCAGGGAGTGAAGCCCCTCAAGTGTGACTTGTGCGAAAGGCGTTTTTACGACCGATCCAACTTACGTCAACATATGAGAACCCATACGGGTGAAAAACCGGCCATGTGTCCGTACTGTCCGCACAGATGCTCTCAACTGTCCGACATGAGAAAACATTTGACCATtcacacgaaagaaaaagcatTTCAGTGTGATACATGTG GTAAAACTTTCTCGCTGAAGACTGGATTAGTTGCCCACCAGCGCTTACACACGGGAGAACGTCCTTTTGCTTGTGAATATTGCCCTAAGCGTTTCCGTGATCACACGTCTATGAGACGACATCGGCGAATTCATACAG GTGATAAACCGTTTTTGTGCACTCAGTGTGGTAAGACATTTACGCAAGTTGCAAATATGAAGAGACATATGCTGACGCACACATCAGAAAGCAAAGGACGGCTATATCCCTGTCCTTTTTGTGGTGTTGAGCTGGCATCGAAGAGCGACGTCCGAAGCCATGTGGCCAAAGAACACGAGCAGAAGAAAGAGAGTCAGCAGCCCAAGGCCACCGGATCTTCAGTAGCAGAAGATAATCCTGATGGAGAAGCTAACAATGAGTTCATAACTGTTTACGCGGACGAAGACAAATCTATCAAGACTACCGTTGAAGGCGAAGAAACTCACGTGTGCAACCTCTGTGGAAAAACTTTTCCCATGGACGCGAGCCTTCAAGAGCACGTCAGGACACACCTTAATGCATCTTCCAAAGATTTCCAGTGCGAAACGTGCGGGAAAACGTTCTGTCAAGCTTCCTCTCTCAAGGCGCACCAGCTCGTTCATTCGGGAATAAAACCACACACTTGCAACGTTTGCCAAGCAAGTTTCCGCAAAACCCATCATCTTCGCCGGCATTACCTAGTTCACACTGGCGAGCGTCCCTATCAGTGTGATTTCTGTGACCGGACATTCACCAGCAGTGGTAATCTGAATAAACATCGTGCCATTCACTTGGGAGAGAAGAACTTTGAGTGCGAATTTTGCTCCAAGAAGTTTACCCAGTCTTCGAATTTGTCCAAACATCGAGCTATTCATTTGAGACAACAAGCGGTGGTTGGAGAAAATGGACAATCTGGAGATCAAATTATTAGCGCTGCTCCTGCGGTAGCTAGAAAAGGTCGAGgcggaaagaagagaaattcaGAGCCAGAAAAGGAGGCTATTCTGACCTCGACTGTCGATGAGCTCCAGCAAGAAGATGAAGGTCATGCAGCAGTCCTTCACATTGTCGGTACAGGGGATGAAACCCAAGGCGACCATGAAACCGAGGTGTCGTATGTTACGCTGTCCGATGGTGATATCattattgaaatttga
- the LOC124311173 gene encoding glutamate receptor ionotropic, kainate 2-like: protein MFAAWTLLLTAVIITAEFSFEKVDYLNGKHLIVATADLNPYMYIYHDSNGTIQHADGIVHEMMLWLTRKYNFTFNYVEPPDGYFGAFVNGKWNGMVAMAIRMEVDLIATQLTTTYARSKVIDFTTSFSKDPMSAVIPAPKEDNFMSAIVKPFQPGVWALIIFSMFSGTTVTWILMKLIDKYMPEHYNGGISNLQFWENFMYYFGIISSQAGRSMPSVGPLGHAVRIIAAAWCLPSVVFIYLYSGCLTSFITIPKLYPLIESLDDLATSADLKLTILKDTVFETMILEATSGGFKMLGDSLRENPKNRLSKDYLEPETFLNKALTGRFAMVEQKSFLEYVLNLAFKTYGKCEVTLMKQEIVTSLDSMAVQKCSPYLAQIDQGFLTMAALGLQDYWEKRFLKKSKCEGNFDKGIAKPRLNLANLLSVFLLLVAGMSISFFVFLIENFRFFYNKRRVKKPVNH, encoded by the exons atgtttgcgGCTTGGACTCTCCTTTTAACTGCAGTGATCATCACAGCAGAGTTTTCcttcgaaaaagttgattattTAAATGGGAAGCATTTGATCGTTGCAACGGCTGAC CTTAATCCATACATGTACATTTATCACGATTCTAATGGCACTATCCAACATGCGGACGGCATCGTCCATGAGATGATGTTGTGGTTAACTCGGAAATATAACTTCAC ATTTAACTACGTGGAACCTCCCGATGGTTATTTCGGGGCTTTTGTAAATGGAAAATGGAACGGTATGGTAGCGATGGCTATCAGGATG GAGGTTGATCTCATTGCCACTCAGCTAACAACAACGTATGCTCGTTCAAAAGTGATTGATTTTACTACGTCATTCAGCAAAGATCCAATGAGTGCCGTTATTCCCGCCCCCAAAGAAGACAATTTTATGTCCGCCATAGTAAAACCTTTTCAACCTGgc GTTTgggctttaattattttttcgatgTTCTCGGGAACAACAGTCACATGGATTTTAATGAAGTTAATTGACAAGTACATGCCGGAACACTATAATGGAGGAATTTCCAATCTTCAGTTTTGGGAAAACTTTATGTACTACTTTGGAATAATCAGTTCGCAGG CTGGACGATCAATGCCAAGTGTTGGTCCATTGGGTCATGCGGTACGAATAATAGCGGCAGCTTGGTGTTTGCCTTCCGTTGTGTTTATTTATCTCTACAGTGGATGTCTAACTTCGTTTATTACCATTCCAAAACTGTATCCGCTCATTGAATCGTTGGACGACCTAGCAACCAGCGCTGATTTGAAATTAACCATTTTAAAAGATACCGTCTTTGAAACAATGATTTTG GAAGCAACATCGGGTGGTTTCAAAATGTTAGGGGATTCTTTGCGGGAGAATCCTAAAAATCGCCTATCTAAGGATTATTTGGAACCTGAAACATTTCTTAATAAAGCATTAACCGGACGTTTCGCTATGGTCGAA caAAAATCGTTCCTTGAATACGTTTTAAATTTGGCCTTTAAGACGTATGGGAAATGTGAAGTGACTTTGATGAAACAAGAAATCGTTACCTCGTTGGACTCGATGGCTGTCCAAAAATGTAGCCCATACCTCGCCCAAATCGATCAAGG atttcttACTATGGCTGCACTAGGACTCCAAGACTATTGGGAAaaacgttttttaaaaaaatcaaaatgcgaAGGAAATTTCGACAAAGGGATAGCAAAGCCAAGATTAAATTTAGCAAACCTTTTaagtgtttttcttctcttggtGGCTGGAATGAGTatttcgtttttcgtttttctcattgaaaatttccggtttttttacaacaaaagGAGAGTAAAGAAACCAGTAAATCATTAA
- the LOC124311930 gene encoding glycine-rich cell wall structural protein 1-like, with the protein MEIKSIICIAFIALISPQSEAMALLPTISGETGEPKTASKGVDNERQGYTNNGAFVNNGGVSNNGQGVPAVGYYCMPFYANGVNVGGGFVNIGGSSGSGAGTYAGAGQAEINVGYLGGNQPETTNANGVNVGAISSGFGTGYGGSGFSGPGTSYFGLSSSGGNNAAAIASGIGAGYGTGNLPGIGSTVNIGGSSLGPGTGYLGSNQGYGGASSGAGTVNVGGSSSGSSGSSGSSGVGLSNFGGSSFGAGFGGSNLGYGGSTNSGYGGPSSGAGTVNVGGSSGGSAAHSSGSPGEGSVNIGGSSSGTGHVGNNLGYGGASSGVGAVNVGGSSNGGSAPLASGLPVGVGAVNIGGGSFGAGYGGSNLGYGGSTNSGYGGSSFGVGAVNVGGSSNGGSAALSSGASGSPGFGSSSASSAASSAASSAASSAASAASSASSSSGNFPGNVAASSSSASAVNVGGIAPGTNFAPGENGHIGGH; encoded by the exons ATGGAGATTAAATCG atcATTTGCATTGCATTTATTGCATTGATTTCACCCCAATCAGAAGCTATGGCGCTGCTTCCCACTATCTCTGGCGAAACTGGTGAACCCAAAACGGCATCGAAAGGTGTTGATAACGAACGTCAGGGTTATACCAATAATGGCGCATTTGTAAACAACGGAGGTGTTTCAAACAATGGACAGGGAGTACCAGCAGTAGGGTATTACTGCATGCCCTTTTATGCTAACG GAGTTAATGTAGGCGGAGGTTTCGTTAATATCGGAGGTTCATCTGGAAGCGGGGCTGGTACTTATGCTGGAGCAGGCCAAGCCGAAATCAACGTAGGTTACCTTGGAGGCAATCAGCCGGAGACCACCAACGCAAACGGAGTCAACGTTGGCGCAATTTCTTCTGGATTCGGTACAGGTTACGGAGGAAGCGGTTTCTCTGGACCTGGAACTAGTTACTTTGGATTGAGCTCGTCAGGTGGAAATAACGCTGCTGCAATTGCATCTGGAATTGGCGCAGGTTACGGCACAGGAAATTTGCCAGGAATCGGTTCAACTGTCAATATAGGCGGAAGTTCTTTAGGACCTGGAACTGGATACCTTGGAAGTAACCAAGGTTACGGAGGAGCATCTTCTGGAGCTGGTACAGTTAATGTTGGCGGATCGTCAAGTGGATCGTCAGGATCTTCAGGATCATCCGGAGTAGGGTTGTCTAACTTTGGTGGAAGTTCTTTTGGGGCGGGGTTCGGTGGAAGCAATTTGGGCTACGGTGGAAGTACTAACTCAGGTTACGGAGGACCATCTTCGGGAGCTGGTACAGTTAATGTTGGCGGATCGTCAGGTGGCTCCGCTGCACATTCAAGTGGATCGCCGGGAGAAGGATCAGTTAATATAGGCGGAAGTTCTTCTGGAACTGGTCATGTTGGGAATAACTTGGGTTACGGAGGGGCATCGTCCGGTGTTGGTGCAGTTAATGTCGGCGGATCATCAAACGGTGGTTCCGCTCCATTGGCAAGTGGATTGCCCGTAGGAGTAGGAGCAGTTAACATTGGCGGAGGCTCTTTTGGGGCTGGTTATGGTGGAAGCAATTTGGGCTACGGTGGAAGTACTAACTCAGGTTACGGAGGATCGTCGTTCGGTGTTGGTGCAGTTAATGTTGGTGGATCATCAAACGGTGGATCTGCTGCATTGTCAAGTGGAGCTTCAGGATCCCCAGGTTTCGGGTCGTCATCGGCGTCATCGGCAGCATCATCGGCAGCATCATCAGCAGCATCATCAGCAGCATCGGCAGCATCATcagcttcatcatcatcaggaaATTTTCCAGGCAACGTTGCTGCCAGTTCATCGAGTGCAAGCGCAGTTAACGTTGGAGGTATTGCGCCAGGGACCAATTTCGCACCTGGAGAAAACGGCCATATCGGCGGCCACTAA
- the LOC124311503 gene encoding uncharacterized protein LOC124311503, with product MNKFALITCLFVILGAVLASPAVRESRHAVPVGIVDGLVLVDDDAVDSQRVLSSDGAVSTILSARSTGAVPFDQETEQQRLSISLGGPGYGGFYGGRPGYGRPWGPGYGRPWGPYGRPWGPYRPYRPWGPY from the exons ATGAACAAGTTCGCTTTG ATCACTTGCCTTTTTGTTATCCTGGGCGCTGTCCTGGCAAGCCCTGCCGTTCGCGAAAGTCGCCATGCGGTTCCTGTCGGGATCGTTGACGGTCTCGTCTTGGTGGACGACGATGCGGTAGACAGCCAAAGGGTCTTGTCCAGCGATGGCGCAGTCTCAACCATATTATCCGCACGCAGCACCGGAGCCGTCCCGTTCGATCAAGAAACAGAGCAACAGCGTCTATCCATTAGTTTAGGAGGTCCAGGATATGGCGGCTTTTACGGCGGTCGTCCTGGATACGGAAGACCTTGGGGTCCTGGATACGGAAGACCATGGGGACCTTATGGCAGGCCTTGGGGTCCATACAGACCTTATCGCCCATGGGGTCCTTACTAA
- the LOC124311322 gene encoding glycine-rich cell wall structural protein 2-like isoform X2, translating to MKTHVLLTCLFVILGTSLAENDEEASRKSRHVVPVVMMDDGEVLMDENIDTRTAMMSDGIAIPTVLATSNTEILLDAPTDQKPEEQRFQYGGGSYGRPLGGGYYGRPYGGGYYGGRPGGGYYGRPFGGGFGRPFSGGFGRQYTPNYGGYSQFGGWSNAGGVSNGQGNGNSGGGTVNYGSGGFGTGYGSGLIGSGIGGYSSGIGSGYGSGIGSGYGSGIGSGYASGIGSGYTTGAGFANGYGIRPNYNFGK from the exons ATGAAAACACACGTTCTG CTTACTTGCCTTTTCGTGATACTCGGTACTTCATTGGCGGAAAATGACGAAGAGGCGAGCCGGAAGAGTCGCCATGTAGTTCCTGTGGTGATGATGGACGACGGCGAAGTATTAATGGATGAAAACATTGATACTCGCACTGCGATGATGAGCGATGGCATTGCTATTCCGACAGTTTTAGCCACAAGCAATACTGAAATCCTTCTTGATGCACCGACTGATCAGAAACCTGAAGAACAACGCTTCCAGTACGGCGGAGGGTCTTACGGACGACCACTCGGAGGTGGATACTACGGAAGACCGTACGGCGGAGGATACTATGGCGGTCGTCCCGGAG GAGGCTATTACGGTCGTCCATTTGGTGGCGGATTCGGTCGTCCATTTAGTGGCGGATTCGGTCGTCAGTATACTCCGAACTATGGAGGCTACAGCCAATTCGGTGGTTGGTCAAATGCTGGAGGAGTTTCAAACGGACAAGGCAATGGAAATAGCGGAGGAGGGACCGTCAACTACGGAAGTGGAG GCTTTGGCACTGGATATGGAAGTGGGCTCATCGGAAGCGGAATCGGCGGATATTCTTCCGGAATTGGAAGTGGGTATGGCTCCGGAATTGGAAGCGGGTATGGCTCCGGAATTGGAAGTGGGTATGCCTCCGGAATCGGTAGTGGATACACCACTGGCGCCGGCTTCGCTAACGGATATGGCATCCGTCCCAACTATAATTTCGGAAAATAG
- the LOC124311322 gene encoding glycine-rich cell wall structural protein 2-like isoform X1 has translation MKTHVLLTCLFVILGTSLAENDEEASRKSRHVVPVVMMDDGEVLMDENIDTRTAMMSDGIAIPTVLATSNTEILLDAPTDQKPEEQRFQYGGGSYGRPLGGGYYGRPYGGGYYGGRPGGGYYGRPFGGGFGRPFSGGFGRQYTPNYGGYSQFGGWSNAGGVSNGQGNGNSGGGTVNYGSGGYGTGYSSGFGRQYTPNFGGYSQFGGLSNAGGVSNGQGNGNSGGGTVNYGNGGFGTGYGSGLIGSGIGGYSSGIGSGYGSGIGSGYGSGIGSGYASGIGSGYTTGAGFANGYGIRPNYNFGK, from the exons ATGAAAACACACGTTCTG CTTACTTGCCTTTTCGTGATACTCGGTACTTCATTGGCGGAAAATGACGAAGAGGCGAGCCGGAAGAGTCGCCATGTAGTTCCTGTGGTGATGATGGACGACGGCGAAGTATTAATGGATGAAAACATTGATACTCGCACTGCGATGATGAGCGATGGCATTGCTATTCCGACAGTTTTAGCCACAAGCAATACTGAAATCCTTCTTGATGCACCGACTGATCAGAAACCTGAAGAACAACGCTTCCAGTACGGCGGAGGGTCTTACGGACGACCACTCGGAGGTGGATACTACGGAAGACCGTACGGCGGAGGATACTATGGCGGTCGTCCCGGAG GAGGCTATTACGGTCGTCCATTTGGTGGCGGATTCGGTCGTCCATTTAGTGGCGGATTCGGTCGTCAGTATACTCCGAACTATGGAGGCTACAGCCAATTCGGTGGTTGGTCAAATGCTGGAGGAGTTTCAAACGGACAAGGCAATGGAAATAGCGGAGGAGGGACCGTCAACTACGGAAGTGGAGGTTATGGCACTGGATATTCAAGCGGATTTGGTCGTCAGTATACTCCGAACTTTGGAGGCTACAGTCAATTTGGTGGTTTGTCGAATGCTGGCGGAGTTTCAAATGGACAAGGCAACGGAAATAGCGGAGGAGGGACTGTCAACTACGGAAATGGAGGCTTTGGCACTGGATATGGAAGTGGGCTCATCGGAAGCGGAATCGGCGGATATTCTTCCGGAATTGGAAGTGGGTATGGCTCCGGAATTGGAAGCGGGTATGGCTCCGGAATTGGAAGTGGGTATGCCTCCGGAATCGGTAGTGGATACACCACTGGCGCCGGCTTCGCTAACGGATATGGCATCCGTCCCAACTATAATTTCGGAAAATAG
- the LOC124311932 gene encoding uncharacterized protein LOC124311932: MNDFALIYCFFVIFGAALANPTTTQEDRPMIYIGMMDGFVVLDEDTISTKLPEVINGSSSKLPEVNNASHPKLPEVITSSGPKLPEEEVTGQKLSEMKPSTIKLPELAFVAPPFPGRPDYPYRPRPYPFPTTDYGYNPSYIPQPSYGARPYEPQSGYGFNPYGPQIDYSNEFRPTFSRPSYGFQPYSNDEMRLFY; encoded by the exons ATGAACGATTTTGCTTTG ATTTATTGCTTCTTCGTAATCTTTGGCGCTGCCTTAGCAAACCCAACTACTACCCAGGAGGATCGGCCGATGATTTACATCGGCATGATGGACGGATTTGTCGTTTTGGACGAGGACACAATCAGCACAAAGCTGCCTGAAGTAATCAACGGTAGTAGCTCAAAGTTGCCCGAAGTTAACAACGCAAGTCACCCTAAGTTGCCTGAAGTAATCACAAGTAGCGGACCGAAGTtgccagaagaagaagtcacCGGCCAAAAGCTATCCGAGATGAAGCCAAGCACGATCAAACTTCCTGAACTAGCTTTTGTTGCCCCGCCATTTCCCGGACGTCCTGATTATCCTTACAGACCCCGTCCTTATCCATTCCCGACTACTGATTACGGATACAATCCTTCGTACATACCTCAACCAAGTTACGGAGCTCGCCCTTACGAACCTCAATCTGGTTATGGATTTAACCCTTATGGACCTCAAATTGATTACTCAAATGAGTTCCGTCCTACTTTTTCTCGTCCCAGCTACGGATTCCAACCGTATTCAAACGATGAAATGCGTTTGTTTTATTAA
- the LOC124311933 gene encoding ctenidin-3-like, with product MNNLCLITCLFVVLGAAWANPTVRESRHAVPIGMIDGLTLMDDDSTGSLVHETLTPIAINPRTFLHATIDQQTEEQRWGGGWGGRPYYGGGGGWGGGRPYGGGGGWGGRPYGTKLKTN from the exons ATGAACAATCTCTGCCtg ATTACTTGCCTTTTCGTTGTCCTGGGTGCTGCCTGGGCAAACCCAACCGTTCGCGAAAGTCGCCATGCTGTtcctataggaatgattgatGGACTGACTTTGATGGACGACGACTCGACCGGCAGCCTTGTTCATGAAACTTTAACTCCGATCGCGATCAACCCACGCACTTTTCTTCATGCAACAATTGACCAACAAACTGAAGAGCAGCGTTGGGGCGGAGGATGGGGTGGTCGACCTTATTACGGAGGTGGAGGAGGATGGGGCGGAGGTCGTCCTTACGGAGGAGGTGGAGGTTGGGGCGGAAGACCATACGGtactaaattaaaaacaaattag
- the LOC124311275 gene encoding uncharacterized protein LOC124311275, translating into MKSLSLIIVFTILGTALAVFPPIPEYSEEIAHTEDNGEASSTTESAVKVSSEEPKESDDFITKSEPVDVSETRQSRSPLISVYLKKTKPNLILSTSNSTANKSEEILVAPISEEKPEIPRASGIRDEISRPNYAYIMRPQYYGSMLPEMEQNLAKEEEDNRFFNLAALLSPPRKPNVPGNMRPYSRPQQNYANYMRPRPYGYPSGYGMQAGYVPQRFTGYVPQRFTGYVPQRFTGYAPQTGYGVIQPDDGYRLGNGPDMSEENPDEEEDNKFFNLSELLSPPRKPYVPGSIRPNSSPRPNYANFLGPNFGRPSYGQMPDPYSSGYSGNFNGYTDIYNKK; encoded by the exons ATGAAGAGCCTCTCCCTG ATAATCGTTTTCACGATTTTGGGTACTGCCTTGGCAGTTTTCCCTCCTATCCCAGAGTATTCGGAAGAAATAGCGCATACCGAAGACAACGGAGAAGCATCTTCGACTACTGAATCCGCAGTTAAGGTTTCCAGCGAAGAACCCAAAGAGAGTGACGATTTTATTACGAAAag TGAACCTGTCGATGTAAGCGAAACCCGACAATCTCGCTCGCCATTAATTTCCGTttacttgaaaaaaacaaagccgAATCTAATTCTCTCAACAAGTAACTCAACTGCAAATAAATCGGAAGAGATATTAGTTGCTCCTATCTCGGAAGAGAAACCAGAAATACCTAGAGCTTCAGGAATTCGGGATGAAATATCTCGACCCAATTACGCTTACATAATGAGACCCCAATACTATGGCTCCATGCTTCCGGAAATGGAACAAAACTTggcaaaagaggaagaagacaaTAGATTCTTTAATCTTGCGGCGCTGTTGAGTCCTCCTAGAAAGCCTAACGTTCCTGGAAATATGAGACCATACTCAAGACCTCAGCAGAATTACGCCAACTACATGAGACCACGACCCTACGGATATCCATCGGGATATGGAATGCAAGCAGGTTATGTACCTCAAAGATTTACAGGGTACGTACCTCAAAGATTTACAGGGTACGTACCTCAAAGATTTACCGGGTACGCTCCTCAAACTGGATACGGAGTTATCCAGCCGGATGACGGATACCGTCTTGGCAACGGGCCAGATATGTCGGAAGAGAAtcccgacgaagaagaagataacaaATTCTTTAACTTGAGCGAATTGTTAAGCCCTCCTCGAAAACCGTATGTGCCTGGAAGCATAAGACCAAATTCAAGTCCTCGACCGAATTATGCGAATTTCTTGGGGCCCAATTTTGGACGTCCCAGCTACGGTCAAATGCCCGACCCATACTCTTCCGGCTACAGTGGCAACTTTAACGGCTATACTGATAtctacaataaaaaataa
- the LOC124311514 gene encoding keratin, type I cytoskeletal 10-like, which yields MKLSTVILSFALLGTVLAAIPFRHRRGLPGVSLKDPNPTTFTNFKQQYFYPRPSWGGYIGNYGNHGVSSYGVGTYGGYGANHGINQFGANNYGAGTYGAGSYSTGSSSSMGGAYGK from the exons ATGAAGCTATCTacg GTTATTCTCTCTTTTGCTCTTCTTGGAACAGTCTTGGCAGCCATTCCATTTCGCCATCGTCGAGGCTTACCAGGAGTATCATTGAAAGATCCAAACCCAACtacttttacaaatttcaaacaacaatACTTCTACCCACGCCCTAGCTGGGGAG GTTATATTGGAAACTACGGAAATCACGGCGTTAGCAGCTACGGCGTCGGGACGTATGGCGGATACGGAGCAAACCACGGAATAAACCAATTCGGAGCAAACAATTACGGGGCAGGAACATACGGTGCAGGAAGTTACAGTACAGGTTCCAGTTCGAGTATGGGAGGTGCTTATGGTAAATAA